In the Colius striatus isolate bColStr4 chromosome 3, bColStr4.1.hap1, whole genome shotgun sequence genome, AAATGTGTGGGAATTGTctccttttcccattttcctgcATCTCGTTCCCTGTAGGGTTCTCTGTCACCCTTAGGGATGTTACACACAGCTCTCTCAGATCAACCCTGGTTTCTGCTTTCCCCAGCTCTTTGTGAAGACAGCCCTCCCATCAATGACAAAACTCGTGCTTCCTCCTAGATGCATCAGCTGCTCTTTCTGCAGCCAATTATCCTTCCACCCTAGCCAGAGCAGAAAAGCAACAGGGAGCAGCATCAGCTTCCAGCTCTTTCTGTAGGGCAGAGCTCCCCCATGCATggcacagaggagaggggagaccCACGATTCGCTCCTCGTCAAGGAGCAGAGCACTCAGttccccaggctggagcagtgctGATAGCTCTTCCAGTTTCTCATACTATAATAGGTAATCTGGGGCAGTTTAACAAAAGCTGGTTGTTAAATCCTGGTCCCTTGCAAACTCCCAAGGATGGAGATGGCCCCATTTCTCTGGTGACTTGTTCCAGTACTGTACTACCTTCCCAGAGAAGAAGTACCCTTCTAGTTTCTGAATGTCCTGAACTGAACCTTCCAAGCTGCAATTCGTGGTTACTGGCCTTTGATACACCACCTCCTActaccaaggaaaaaaaagccttgtcaTCTTTGCAACTGACTTTGAAGTAGTTGTAGGCTACAATTAGATCCTTCCTTAGTCTTCTCCATGCCAGACTATACACACCCAGTTCCACCAGCCTCTCCTTGTAGGCCACATGCTCCATGCCTCTGGCTAGTAGCCtgctgctggactctctccagattCCTCCTTGTCCGTCTTGGACTGGTGAGGTACCCAGAACTGAACATGCTATTCCAAGCACAGCCTCACCAGTACCAAGAAGAGATGGATAATAACTTCCCTCCATCTGCTGGCCTTGCTCCTCTCAATATAACTCCTAACACAATACACAATCTGCCTTACTCACAAGAAGAGCACATGGCACAAGAGCTTACATTCAATTTGGCATCTGCCATCACCCCTGTGGCCTGTTGAGCAGGGCTGAAACTCAGCCCATCACCTCCCTGCCTATGCAGAGACAGGCAGTGGCTCTAGCCAGGTGCCAAGCACTGCATCTTGCTGTGTTGAACTCTTATGAGGTTTCTTCCAGCCCCATCCTCTCATCTGTTGATGTCCCTTGGGTCTGAGGCATTTGGAATGTCAGCCACTCCCTGTAACTCACTATCACCCTGTGCAAGAAttcaaaaatgacaaaatgtgaGTGATACTTTAATTCCTTTGGTCACTGAGGAATTTTAATGCTGTTAACTCAGCTTCTGGctgcatttttccatttcttgttTGCTCCTATTTGGCCCACACTCTCTCTGAGCTGCACTCCTGTCATCAGCCTCTTCTTGGCTGTCAGCAGCACTGGGAGAGGGATCCTGCGACTACAAGGTTTATTGTCAGTCTCTGTTTTTCTCCCTACATCCAGCACACAGGCCCCTAGAGCTCCCTGGTGCCTTTGCACCAAAGGCAAAGGATACTAGTATGTCTAGTTCCCTTTTTCAGGTAACTGCTTCTCCAtcttaaatatttatacattGACAAACTGACCTGTGCATCAAAAGCCAGATGCTGCTGGAGTTATTCCCACTATTTCTTTCCTTACTTCCCCCTAAAAGAATCCTATTGAGCATGGAAATAGTAGTGCATGTATTGCCCAGTGGTATATACACTGGACAAAGAGGTGGTGTGGTGCTGTATCAGCTGCAAATAAATTACAGACCTAAGCTATTGAAATGTGTAAGAGGCTTTGGATGTTACATCATGTCTAAGTTACCTTTTTGGCTAAACTCAGGATTGGATCTTTGGCTGTGAAATCAGAAGTGTGCTCAAGCATGTAAGTGGTCCCCCTGGAAGCAATAAGACTACCTACGAGCTTAAAGTTACGTAAGCAGTTGAATAAATTTGCACCTGCAGCTGTTTTGCTGTTAACGGCTCCTAAATCTGACTTGTTGCTGAAAGTTTCCCAATGCTGCCACCTACAGAACAGGTTAACTACAGCTTTCAGCTTCGCAGAGAAAACTGACGAGAAAATCGTAgattcatggaatcatagaattgtttcagttgcaaaggacctttaagatcatcgagtctaaccactaatctcacactgccaagcccatcactaaaccatgtccctcagcacctcatctgtgtgtctttaaatatttccaggtgACTCTActacctgcctgggcagcccattccaatgcttaataaccctctcagtgaaaaaggaactgaggtgaggcagcagcaaTTGCCACTCCTGAAATGCCACCTGCTGTATCCCAGAACTCCTTCAGCAATAAAgcagcatcttttaaatatcaccagggatagtgactccacctcttccctgggcagcctgttccggTGTTTAACAAAACTTTcattgaagaagcttttcctaatATCAAAAGTAATCCCATCCCCCCTGCAACACAACCTGAGGCAATTTCTTTCCATCCTATCGCCtgttacctgggagaagagacaaaGCCTCACCTCATTACATCCTcctttcaggcagctgtagagagtgataaggtctcccctcagacttcttttctccagcctAAATAACccaagctccctcagctgcacctcataagacttgtgctctagatTGTCCACTGCCAAGCTTGGATAGGGTTCTAAATTACCAATGTGCAGGTTTAAGCAGATAAGCCTGGAATCCTATCCAAGACtcttaaatatttctcaaaTATTTCCAAGGATATTGCTATACACTAACTGTTAAAAGACCACCTCTGGAAGGCTGCACAATAATGGCAGAAACTCATTCATTCAAACTGAATAATTTGCTCAATAGACTCCTCCCAGGTTTCAGAGTGGGCATAAACCACAAAATGGGCTTCACAGGCTCCTGCCTTTCTCAGTAACTGTCACAGTGAAAATTCAGGGGTAAATTCAAGAAAACCACACAGGGTTTAGATAAGAAATTGAGAGAGTCAAAAGAGTTAATTTAATTAAGGAGGATGCACAGGAAATGGAAGAAAGGTAGCAGTTCCATATGGAGTTCCAGGTTTaagataaaaatacaaagaGGAGAACTCAAGGAGAGACACTAAACAAAATGAGCCTCACTTTCAGATTGGATGTGACCAACAGAAAGTATTAACTTATCAGAGAGCATCTTCTCATGAAAACAATGTGTTTTGCTACATGGCACTCTAAAAAAGCCTGCAGAGATTTACACCTCTTTGTCCAAACACTTTGGCTGAGGTGGAAGATGATGGGCAAAGATTAAAATTCAAAGACTTGCAAATAGGTAAAACTAGCTGGGAAATATTCATGTAAAGCATTATTTTAAGATCATACACACTTAACACAACTTTAAAACATCTTCCCCGCTTTCTGTGTATGGCTTATTCTATAAGCCGTAAGTTTTGACACACTTCCATGCCTTGTGACTTTTCTTATGAGTGCAGTAACACATCTGGAACAGATGTACTGTTAGTACAGCAACAGCTTCCATCTAGTCAGCTTACAGGTCCTCAACCAGTGTTTGAGATCTCCTTCACCTGAAgtgatgatctctagaggtcccttccaacccctaccattctgtgattctatgattctacgactCTATCCCGACCCCTGAGATCTTCACCATCCTCAGCAACTCAACCTTCTCTTTCTACCCAGGCTGTTTTAAAGTAAAGCCCAGCTGTTTGCCAGGCCCCTGTGCTAATTTCAGCAGCGCAAAACAGCCTTGCTAGTAAGTTATACATGAATGGATGGGTAACATTTATTCCTTAGTTATTCTCTTTACTTCCATCCTTTGAAGCTGTACTGGGACTAGAAGGTGGGAAAATAAGAAACATCCATCACAActctttccctcttcttccaTGAGgacaaaattatttaaatgttgCCTTTGAGGAAGCAGATTCTTAATCTGAAAGCTTaagcaaaagtgaaaaaaagtttGGGAAACCCTAAAATTTAAGCTTCAGTTGCACTAAAGACTTATGCTGctagatttagaaaataaaaaacaaacccaaacacaaaaacccaaccaacgCCAACACCAGAAACATTTGCCTGCTGCAGCCACTACGAAAAATACACTAGTATCTCAAAGGCACTTTCAGGTTGcttcagccctgcctgcctgtgCTCAACTCTACATAGGCACCGTGACTGCAAGTTCCCTCAGCACCAGCCTGGGGGGCATGGAAAAGTTCTCCTGGAGAGCCATGCCCCTCGCCCCCATGTGGCACACAGCTGACCTGGCTCCAAGCTCTCTCCTGCCCCCTCTGGCTTTtactgctccttccttcctcctgtgcTCATACCACATGCATTTCCTCTCCTGCAGGCTTGGTTGCTaagcagcctgagctgcaggcATGGCTCTGAGTCTGCGCTGGagcaagaggctgcagcagTTGCCCCAGAAGACCTGCCTCCAGCTCGTGACAACCTCCACTAACTGGCACAGTAAGATGCTGTAGCAGAGAACAGCGACATGGTGCAGGCCTTTTCTTGGCAGGCAGCTATCACCTCCTTCCTAACATACACTGAAAGAGATTGATGCTTAGAAGTGAAGTACTCCAAGCCTTAACTAATTCTCAGCATCTGAACTAAACTGTGTTTCAGCCCCCTGCTAGCTTCTGCTACCAGGTAATTATATGGGCAATAACAAGGCCCAGTACCAAACACTTTCAGAGCACACATGGCTTGATTAAAGCTTGTGTTTTGAGTTACCCTTCAGAAAAGCCTGGAAGGCAGGGGCAGGTTGTGGTGTACAAAGAACACCCACACCACCATAGCACTATGCACAAGATGGCTGGTAGGCAGGGACTGGGACGTAGCACTTCAAAAGGCCAGAGTTGAAGGGTCCTCTACCCCTTCTTACATCTTCCTGAGATGCCagcaaggagctgcagccagacAGCAGATACAGGTAAGAATTTCCAGAGGTTATAGTTGATGCCAAGGACTATATATTAAGGACTGTATTAAATGTCTTGCCCTTGCATCCAAAATTTTATCCTGCTCTTAAATTCATGTAGCGTCAAGTTCTCCTTTTGTATCATTGTGGAAGGGAGAGGTAGCATAGCCCCTTTCAAGGCCTTCATACCAAGTAATGAGGGGctgaggatttttcttttcaccacAAGTAGGTAAAAAGCCTGTTCTGTCCTCTGTAAGCAGCCAGAACACCAGACCTTTTTCCAGGAGTATATATGCTGTTGCTTGGAGTATTAATACAAATAGTCTCTGGTCAAGAGCAGAGGGCTTTAAGATAACATTGACTGCTCATTTATCACACCTTATCACTCTAAAAATAAAGTGTATTGAAGGTGACAAAGTGCAGTTTCAGATGGGACACTAGGAAGAACTTTACAAAGAGGCAGTGCAGCACTGGAACATGTTACACAGACAGAGGTGCATCTCACatcttgcagagctgcaggacaccATAAAGCAATGGGCCTGCTGACATTAAACTTTTTGCACAGACAGTTTTGAGGGTCATTGGAAGCAAGGTTTATACAGGATGCTGCACTTAACTCCTTGTGGAGAAGGTTAGTGATCACTTCAGTCCATTTAATCTTCCAGCaaacattttattcttcttaAGGACAAGGAAATATCAACCAACAGCTTAATTAACATGACAAAGATCAAACAAGCCCTGTTAAGCATTTTCAACTTAACATGTGAAAAGAGTCTAAAGACATCTGAAGTGTCCAAACTGTTCACATTAAAACTTGAGCGTAAGCTCAGCTGATGTTGCTTCCTGTGTACAGCAAAAGGTGGAAACAATTTAAGTTACCAGAACAGCTGTGTTTAACAAGTACTGAAGCACTGGAGTTTAAACTGCATTTACTGGTGTGCTATTAGACTGCTTTCCTTGTATCTCTTCTGAGTCTCAAGCAGACTTGCAGAAAGCCACAGCAGAAAAACGAACTTCTCCTTTTTCACGTTCTGTAAATTGCCTGCAGATCTTAGCAGAATCCTTGGAAGAAAAACCAGCTGTTTAGACTACCAGAATAAATTTGCTGTAGAGACCAAGCATTTGCAGCTTCCCTCTCAGTCCCACCAAGTTACAAGGTCTtgtagcagcagctgctgataAATACACTTAATAGATGCCAGCTGTGGCACAATACTACCTTGATACACCTCAGTGTGAGAAGCACCAACTTGCAGGTACAGCCACTGTACACCAAATGCATGCCCCTCACCCTTTTGTAAGCTTGCTTTCAGGGAAAAGAGGAGCAAGGGAGAAATCTTACCTTCAGTAGCAAGTCATCCGAGCTTGTGCCATGGTTGACAGGAAATGGCATTCGCCCATCTGTGAACAAAAGTCTTGTCACTCCATGTATTTTAGTATTACTTCTGAATTAGAAGAACTGAGCATAGTAGAGCCAAGAAACCAGTAGACATATGAAGATACTTGGGAGGTCAGAACAAACTATTATTATGTGGCTTGAGAGAGAAGAGGACTAAACATTCTCAGCCCTGCAGGACACACCGTGCTTTACAAGAGGGCTGGGGCCTTCAGTGCAACCCACCTTCAGTTAAAATCCTAAAGGGAAGGTGTAAATCATGTATTAACTTTGAGAGCCTCAGCAAACAGCTTGGCTCTCACAAATCCTTAGCCTGAGCGCCCCAACACTGCTGGACAACATGATGCAGGCCCAGTCCCTTACCCAATTCATACAGATGTCCATCTACATTGACAAACAGGATGAAGTGGAAGTTCACGCTGTTGTCCTCAACCTTAGGAGAGACCATTAGATATGTTTGTTAGACTGGAAAAAAAGCCTGTACTGCAAACCCTACTTGTGACTAGAGGACAGAGGAGACATCAACAGCAGAGGAATGAAAGCTTAAGTTCAGCTGAAGAGGCCTCTGTGAGATCTCTACAAGGTCAAGTGCCAGAAACTCTGATGTACAGTCACATCCTCAGACCCCAAATTTTCAACCCAtgtctgaataaaaaaaaaaaaacccatacacaAGCATTCACCCTCAAGTCACTCATTTCTCTCCCCTCATGAATTTTAAGAGTTATCTGCCAGACAAAACACTCTACAACCTTCCTTAGCCTCCCGCTTCTCCCAAGATTTTACACATTCACATCTTACCCGACATTGTCCTTCTTGTGCAACTGAATTGTGGACATCTTGTATAGCCTTAAGAGAAAGCAGACACAGGTTACTACATCCTAAAGTGCTGACAGCTGTCAACAGTCTGTATCATTTATATACCTTATTATTTGCAAAATGCTTAGCTCTCTCTTCAGGAGACATATCAGCTGTTTCATCAAGAAACTTCTTCAGGGCAGACCCCTCATCTGCACAAGATGATCAGAGATTTTATTCATTAGAGGCGAAGCAGCAGTTACAGTTCAGATACAGCCTACAATAATCAATGCTTGTTGCACTAACTAGAAGCCATCACATTCAGCCTTGAACCATCTCCAGCATAAACATATTTTAATCAGCACTTAATAGCTTCTGTATAAATAGTTTCAGCAACCTCCAAAATCAGAGTTCAAGTGCTCCGGGATACTCTGGATGCTTGTCTTGGAACTCACTTTCAAATaggatttcattttttctgatTCCCCCCTACTATATGTGCCAAAGATGTGTTCAGTCCTCTTTTGAAGAAATTCAGTATAGTTGATACTTAAGTGTCCTGGCACCTAACAATTCTGTTGTCTCACTGCCTTCAAATGAACACAGCACTTGCTCAAGATAGGCTGGCTTTGATTTTCCAGAACATAAATTAGTAGTGCGGTACTAAGATGCACTAAGGTACTGAGTCTTAAGAAAGGTGTGCTGCAGCATTCACTCTTGATGAAAGGATTCTCTGAAATAACACACAAGAATAAAGACACAGCTACTTTTATTAAGCcttccatgtttttttcctcctttatgtAAGAAGAAATCCCACACTACCCAAAGGCTTC is a window encoding:
- the UCHL1 gene encoding ubiquitin carboxyl-terminal hydrolase isozyme L1: MAWQPMEINPEMLNKVLSRLGVGPGWRFVDVLGFEEEALGAVPAPACALLLLFPLTEQHENFRKQQTEKIKDQEISSKVYFLKQTVSNSCGTIGLIHAVANNKDKLKLDEGSALKKFLDETADMSPEERAKHFANNKAIQDVHNSVAQEGQCRVEDNSVNFHFILFVNVDGHLYELDGRMPFPVNHGTSSDDLLLKDSAKICRQFTEREKGEVRFSAVAFCKSA